The stretch of DNA CGGTCGGGTCTGATTTCTACGCCGCATGGCTGACCTGGAAGTGCTCAGACCTGATCTGACAACGTGCTAGCAGCCCGTGGTGAAAGCCGCGATGCCGGCGGGTATATGGATGCCATTCGTTTCGGACGACCGTGCGTCGAGTGACTGCGCGACAGATCGGATGATCGCCCACCGGCACGCCGCACGGCCCGCCTTCGTCGCCGCCCACCACTGCGCCCACGCGTCGAAGACCGTCCGCAGGGCGGCCGCGCGCCCCTGGAGACTGCGCGGCGTGCCGACGCCGTAGCGCGTCCGCAGCAACAGCCCGAGATTCATTGTCCCACTCTGGGAGGGTAGAACCCCTCACCTTTAGGTGACGCCTTTAGGAGGCTTGCGGTACGTAGGGCGGGATGCGCAGCGACCGTCGCGCCGCTCACGCCGTCTATGAGTGCCACTATCACTTCGTGTTCATCACGAAGTACCGTAGGCCGGTGCTGCGGGGCGAGATTGACCTGACCCCCGCGATCGCGGCCACTTGAAATGGCAGAGGCCCCCGCGCGAAGGAGGGCGACATGCGGAAGAGCCGGTTCACGGAAGAGCAGAGCGTGGGCGTGCTCAAGGAGGCGGAGGCAGGCCAGAAGGTGGAGACGGTCTGCCGCAAGCACGCCATCAGCGAGCACACCTTCTATCGCTGGAAGGCGAAGTACGGCGGCCTCGAGGTGAGCGACGCGCGACGGCTGAAGAGCCTCGACGACGAGCATCGGCGCCTGAAGACGCTCGTCGCGGACCTCACGCTCGACGTGCAGATGCTCAAGGCCGTGGCGCAGCGAAAGTGGTGACGCCCGCTGCACGCCGTCTGGCGGTGGGGTGGTTGCAGGACGGGTTCGGCGTCAGCCAGCGCCGATCGTGCGAGGTGCTCGGAGCGGTGCGCTCGACGATCCCGTACCGCTCACGTCGGGCCGATGACGCCGCGCTGCGCGCGCAGCTCATCGCGCTCGCCGCGCAGCGCCGTCGGTTTGGCTACCGGCGGCTCACCGTGCTGCTCCGTCGCGGCGGCACGCTCGTCAATCACAAGAAGGTCTATCGCCTTTACCGCGAGGAGCAGCTCACCGTGCGCCGCCGGAGGCGGAAGAAGCTCGCCGCCGGCGCGCGCATCGTCCTGGCGTCGCCGACGGGACCAAACCAGCGGTGGTCGATGGACTTCATGGCCGACAGCTTGGCCACCGGCCGCACGTTCCGGATCCTGAACATCGTCGACGACTACAGCCGCGAAGCGATCGCGACGGAGGTCGATACTTCGCTGCCCGGCCTCCGCGTCGTGCGGGTCCTCGAGCGCATTGCCCAGAGCCGCCGGCTGCCCGCCATGATCGTCTGCGACAACGGTCCGGAGTTCACCGGCCGGGCGCTCGACTCGTGGGCCTATGCCCGCGGTGTTCAGCTGCACTTCATCCGGCCCGGCAAGCCGATCGAGAACGCGTTCGCCGAGAGCTTCAACGGCCGGATGCGGGACGAGTGTCTGAACGAGAGCTGGTTCGTCGATCTCGGCGAGGCGCGCACCAAGATCGGCTCCTGGCGCATCGACTACAACGAGGCCCGGCCCCACAGCGCGCTGGGGAACCGGACTCCAATCGAGTACGCGCAGGGCGCTCTGCCATCATAAGCGGCCGACTTCGGGGGTCAGGTCAGGCGTAGGAGAGCTCCCGCGTCGTCGCCTCCTGCAGCAGCGCTTCGAGGCGCTCGCGGCTCTTGAAGAGGCGGAGGCGTTGGGAGATGCTCCTGCAGTCGCTCGAGCTGGGCGGCCTTCATGACGACACCGCTTCGCCGGCGCCGAGCGCGTCGTAGACGCCGAGGTCGCGGATCTCGACGTCGGTGCCGAGCTGGCGCGGATCGCCCGTCGCCGGCCCGCGGGTCGACGGCCGCTGCCGGGTGATGCGGGCAATGGGCCACGGCCCGTGCTCAGGCAGGATGCGGACCTCGTGCTTGCCGCAGAGCTCAGGGTGCGTCGCCACGAGCGTCCCGCGATGGAAGACGTGCAGCGTGCCCGCCTGCCGGAGGACCTCGACCGGCTGCCCGATCAGCCGGAAAGGGACGGAGTAGCGATTCGTCTCGAAGCTGACGAGATAGTCGTCGGCAACGATCCGGGCCTGCCGGGTGTCGAGGCGAAAGCCGGCCTGGCCGGCCGTGGGGATGAGCAGCGCCTGCTCGCGGGCGAAGCGATCGATCGGCCGCTCGTGGGTCGTGCCGTGGACACGGACATCGGCAATCTCGGTGGTCCACTGCACCAGCTGCTCGTCGAAGTCGACCTCGTCGATGAAGGTTCGGCCGGGCAGGAAATTGCGGCGGCAGTACTTCACCCGCTCTCGACCTTGCCCTTGGTCTGCGCCCGGTACGGCTGACAGACTCGGGGCTCGAAACTCCAGTAGTCGGCGAACGCTTTGAACGTCGGATTCCACACGACGTCCCGGCCGACGCCGCCGTGACAGACGGTGCGAGGCCGATCGTACAGGTGCTCCTGGGTGTGGCCGCCGAAGTGCTCGAAGGCCCGCTCGTGGGCGTCCAGAAACAGCGGCAGCGTCTCGGCCGCGCAGCCGCGGTAGAAGCTCCGGCGGCTGAAGCCGAGCGTCAGCACGAAGACATGGCGCACGACGGGCTGGTGGCGAAAGTGCACGCGCGCCTGGCCCCAGTCGATCTGGCTCTGGTGGCCGGGCGGCGTTTCAAAGCGGATCAGCGCGCGCTCGGCCTGCAGCCGCACGGCGCGCAGTGGCTGCACGAACCGCTTCACCGTGTCGTAGCTCCCGCCGTAGCCCCGCTGCTGGCGCAGCTCTTGGTAGGGCGGCCTCAGGCCGCCTCGAGCTATGACGGCGTGCTCCGCGGGAGCTGGAAGATGCTAACGTCGTCTCAGCTATGACGGCGGACGCGATCGTAACCCGGCGCCGCGTCACTCCGAGCCCCGCAGCGGCTATGACGGCGGGCAGGACACCCTCTGTCAGCGCACGACTCGAAGCGCGCTGTGCGGAGTGGAACTGCCACCAGAACTGCCACTTGCGGTCGAAGGCCGCTCTCTTCGGTGTCCTAAGCCTGCGAGAAGAAGAAGTGGAGCCGAGGGGAGTCGAACCCCCGACCTCTAGAGTGCGATTCTAGCGCTCTCCCAGCTGAGCTACGGCCCCACACGAAACGCGCCAGGACGGCGCACGGACGACACGGCGAGGTGGTGAAACGAGGAGGCTCGGCTATACCCAGGCCCTCCGCGGTGGTCAACCGGGAAGGTCACGGATGGACGACGACGTCGGCCTGGCGTCTTGCCGGTGCCGGCATGGCCGGCGGCCAGGACGCCGGCAACGATTGTCGAACGGGGGCGCGTTCTCGAGGCGGAGGCCGGCGCTGTGGTCGTCGGCGGTCTGGTTGTCGGTGAGGGGGGACGAGGTCGTCGGCATCGTCGATGCGGAGGCCGTGGTCGTAGGCGTCCCGGACGGCGTTGTCGCGCAGCACGGCGCGGGGGACGTCGCCAAGCGCCTATGCCGCTGCGGGGCGACGTCAGCATATTGCGCTCGACGCGGACGTCGGGCCGATCCGTTCACGCGGATGCCCTCGCGGTAGCTGCCGGTGACCGGGTGTCGACGATCGCGCTGCCGGGAGCGTCGACCAGTCTCGATGCCCTCTCGCCGCGGGTGCCGGCGGTCGTGACGCGCGCGATCGTGTTCGCGGCGCCGCCGTTCCCGCGGATCGCGAGGGCGCCGTTCTCGAGGTGGAGGTCGGCGAGCGACGTGCCGCGGACGCGATTCAAGCGTACGGCGTCGTACGTGCCGACGATGGTGGGCGGCGCGCCTGGATCGGTGCCGGCGATGCTGAGGCCGTCGCGCGCACCGACTCCACGTGGTCGCCGGGGCGAAGAGGATCATCGTGCCGGCGCGCGCGGCGGCGACGGCGGTCTGGAGGTCGGGTAGTCGGCCGGGACGCGCGGCGTGCCGGTGGCCGGCCGTGTCGTCGTGGTGGTTGACGGCGGCGGGCCGACGCTGCTGCTGAGAAGCAGGAGCGCGACGGCCGGCACGCGACGGCGCCGGAGAGATCGCATCGACAGAAAGCACGCTAGCCGGCGCGCAGCGGGCGTC from bacterium encodes:
- a CDS encoding transposase, which produces MRSDRRAAHAVYECHYHFVFITKYRRPVLRGEIDLTPAIAAT
- a CDS encoding IS3 family transposase (programmed frameshift) — translated: MRKSRFTEEQSVGVLKEAEAGQKVETVCRKHAISEHTFYRWKAKYGGLEVSDARRLKSLDDEHRRLKTLVADLTLDVQMLKAVGAAKVVTPAARRLAVGWLQDGFGVSQRRSCEVLGAVRSTIPYRSRRADDAALRAQLIALAAQRRRFGYRRLTVLLRRGGTLVNHKKVYRLYREEQLTVRRRRRKKLAAGARIVLASPTGPNQRWSMDFMADSLATGRTFRILNIVDDYSREAIATEVDTSLPGLRVVRVLERIAQSRRLPAMIVCDNGPEFTGRALDSWAYARGVQLHFIRPGKPIENAFAESFNGRMRDECLNESWFVDLGEARTKIGSWRIDYNEARPHSALGNRTPIEYAQGALPS
- the istA gene encoding IS21 family transposase gives rise to the protein MARGGLRPPYQELRQQRGYGGSYDTVKRFVQPLRAVRLQAERALIRFETPPGHQSQIDWGQARVHFRHQPVVRHVFVLTLGFSRRSFYRGCAAETLPLFLDAHERAFEHFGGHTQEHLYDRPRTVCHGGVGRDVVWNPTFKAFADYWSFEPRVCQPYRAQTKGKVESG